A genomic window from Canis lupus dingo isolate Sandy chromosome 13, ASM325472v2, whole genome shotgun sequence includes:
- the GNRHR gene encoding gonadotropin-releasing hormone receptor, whose translation MASASPEQNQNHCSAVNNSNMLMQGNLPTLTLSGKIRVTVTFFLFLLSTIFNASFLLKLQKWTQKKEKGKKLSRMKVLLKHLTLANLLETLIVMPLDGMWNITVQWYAGEFLCKVLSYLKLFSMYAPAFMMVVISLDRSLAITRPLAMKNNGKLGQSMIGLAWLLSGIFAGPQLYIFRMIHLADSSGQTEGFSQCVTHCSFPQWWHQAFYNFFTFSCLFIIPLFITLICNAKIIFTLTRVLHQDPHELQLNQSKNNIPRARLRTLKMTVAFATSFTVCWTPYYVLGIWYWFDPEMLNRVSDPVNHFFFLFALLNPCFDPLIYGYFSL comes from the exons ATGGCAAGCGCCTCTCCTGAACAGAATCAAAATCACTGCTCAGCTGTAAACAACAGCAACATGCTGATGCAGGGCAACCTCCCCACCCTGACCTTATCTGGGAAGATCCGAGTGACagttactttcttcctttttcttctctctacaaTTTTTAATGCTTCTTTCTTGTTGAAACTTCAGAAGTGGactcaaaagaaagagaaagggaagaagctCTCGAGAATGAAAGTGCTTTTAAAACATCTGACCTTGGCCAACCTGTTGGAGACCCTGATTGTCATGCCACTGGATGGAATGTGGAACATTACAGTCCAATGGTATGCTGGAGAGTTCCTCTGCAAAGTCCTCAGCTATCTGAAGCTTTTCTCCATGTATGCCCCAGCCTTCATGATGGTAGTGATCAGCCTGGACCGCTCCCTGGCCATCACGAGGCCTCTAGCTATGAAAAACAATGGCAAGCTCGGACAGTCCATGAttggcctggcctggctcctcAGTGGTATCTTTGCTGGACCACAG TTGTACATCTTCAGGATGATCCACTTAGCAGATAGCTCTGGACAGACAGAGGGTTTCTCCCAATGTGTAACACACTGCAGTTTTCCACAATGGTGGCATCAAGCCTTTTATAACTTCTTCACCTTCAGCTGCCTCTTCATCATCCCTCTTTTCATCACGTTAATCTGCAATGCAAAAATCATATTTACTCTGACACGAGTCCTTCATCAGGATCCCCATG AATTACAACTGAATCAGTCCAAGAATAATATACCAAGAGCTCGGCTGAGGACCTTGAAAATGACAGTTGCATTTGCCACTTCGTTTACTGTGTGCTGGACTCCCTACTATGTTCTAGGAATTTGGTACTGGTTTGATCCTGAAATGTTAAACAGGGTGTCAGATCCAGTAAAtcacttcttctttctttttgctcttttaaatcCATGCTTTGATCCACTTATATATGGATATTTCTCTCTGTAA